A genomic region of Pseudomonas frederiksbergensis contains the following coding sequences:
- the hyi gene encoding hydroxypyruvate isomerase: MPRFAANLSMLFTEQDFLARFEAAAKAGFSGVEYLFPYDFSSADIKAQLDANGLTQVLFNLPAGDWAKGERGIACHPDRVEEFRAGVDLAIAYAQVLGNTQVNCLAGVRPQGVDDAIVEKTFVANLKYAADKLQAVGIKLVMEAINTRDIPGFYLNNTAQALSIREHVGSANLFLQYDIYHMQIMEGDLARTMTTHLDEINHIQLADNPGRNEPGTGEINYRFLFEHLDRIGYQGWVGCEYKPLTTTEAGLGWLKTHNAI, translated from the coding sequence ATGCCGCGTTTCGCAGCCAACCTGTCCATGCTGTTTACCGAGCAGGATTTTCTTGCCCGCTTTGAAGCGGCCGCCAAAGCCGGCTTCAGTGGTGTCGAATACCTGTTCCCGTACGATTTCAGCTCCGCCGACATCAAGGCACAACTTGATGCGAACGGTCTGACCCAAGTGCTGTTCAACCTGCCGGCCGGTGACTGGGCCAAGGGTGAACGCGGGATCGCCTGCCATCCGGATCGGGTGGAAGAGTTCCGCGCCGGGGTCGATCTGGCGATCGCTTATGCACAGGTTCTGGGCAACACCCAAGTCAACTGCCTGGCCGGTGTCCGCCCACAAGGCGTAGACGATGCCATCGTTGAAAAGACCTTCGTCGCCAACCTCAAATACGCCGCCGACAAGCTGCAAGCGGTGGGCATCAAACTGGTGATGGAAGCCATCAACACCCGCGACATCCCGGGCTTCTACCTGAACAACACCGCTCAGGCGCTATCGATTCGCGAACACGTGGGCAGTGCCAACCTGTTCCTGCAATACGACATTTACCACATGCAAATCATGGAGGGCGACCTGGCCCGCACCATGACCACGCACCTGGACGAGATCAACCACATTCAACTGGCCGACAACCCGGGCCGCAATGAGCCGGGCACTGGTGAAATCAACTACCGCTTCCTGTTCGAACACCTGGACCGCATCGGTTACCAGGGCTGGGTCGGCTGTGAATACAAACCGCTGACCACCACTGAAGCGGGTTTGGGTTGGTTGAAGACGCATAACGCAATCTGA
- a CDS encoding 2-hydroxy-3-oxopropionate reductase, producing the protein MAKIGFIGTGIMGHPMALNLQKAGHSLFLSAHHDPAPADLVAAGAVALASPKEVAQEAEFIIVMVPDTPQVDDVLFRADGVAAGVGKGKVVIDMSSISPTATKAFAAKINEKGAQYLDAPVSGGEVGAKAATLSIMVGGDSDAFERALPLFQSMGKNITLVGGNGDGQTAKVANQIIVALNIQAVAEALLFASKNGADPAKVREALMGGFASSKILEVHGERMIKGTFDPGFRISLHQKDLNLALAGARELGINLPNTASTQQVFSTCAAIGGSNWDHSALIKGLEHMANFSIRK; encoded by the coding sequence ATGGCTAAAATCGGATTTATCGGCACCGGCATCATGGGCCACCCAATGGCGTTGAACCTGCAGAAAGCCGGTCACAGTCTGTTCCTGTCGGCGCACCACGACCCCGCTCCGGCTGACCTGGTCGCCGCCGGCGCGGTCGCTCTGGCGAGCCCGAAAGAAGTCGCTCAGGAAGCCGAATTCATCATTGTCATGGTGCCGGATACCCCACAGGTCGACGACGTGCTGTTCCGTGCCGACGGCGTCGCCGCCGGTGTTGGCAAAGGCAAAGTGGTCATCGACATGAGCTCGATCTCGCCGACCGCGACCAAAGCCTTCGCGGCGAAGATCAACGAGAAAGGCGCGCAATACCTCGACGCCCCGGTGTCCGGTGGTGAAGTTGGCGCTAAAGCCGCGACCCTGAGCATCATGGTCGGTGGCGACAGCGATGCGTTCGAACGCGCACTGCCGCTGTTCCAGAGCATGGGCAAGAACATCACTCTGGTCGGCGGCAATGGCGACGGTCAAACCGCGAAAGTGGCGAACCAGATCATCGTTGCGCTGAACATCCAGGCCGTTGCCGAAGCCCTGCTGTTCGCCTCGAAGAACGGTGCCGATCCAGCCAAGGTGCGTGAAGCGCTGATGGGCGGTTTCGCCTCGTCGAAGATTCTCGAAGTGCACGGTGAGCGCATGATCAAAGGCACCTTCGATCCAGGCTTCCGCATCAGCCTGCACCAGAAGGATCTCAACCTGGCCCTGGCCGGCGCTCGCGAACTGGGCATCAACCTGCCCAACACCGCGAGCACCCAGCAAGTGTTCAGCACCTGCGCGGCCATCGGTGGCAGCAACTGGGACCACTCGGCGCTGATCAAGGGTCTGGAACACATGGCGAACTTCTCGATTCGCAAGTAG
- a CDS encoding glycerate kinase type-2 family protein, with protein MSVDPQQILRELFATAIDAAHPQHVLEAHLPKDRSGRVIVIGAGKAAAAMAQVVERCWQGEVSGLVVTRYGHGAPCEKIEVVEAAHPVPDAAGLAVAKRVLELVSHLSENDRVIFLLSGGGSALLALPAAGITLADKQAINKALLKSGATIGEMNCVRKHLSAIKGGRLGKACWPATVYTYAISDVPGDLATVIASGPTVADPSTSAQALDILKRYAIEVPASVRSWLQSPESETVKPGDPSLARSHFQLIARPQQSLEAAAVKARQAGFSPLILGDLEGESREVAKVHAGIARQVVLHGQPLAAPCVILSGGETTVTVRGNGRGGRNAEFLLSLTDSLKGLPGVYALAGDTDGIDGSEDNAGAIMTPDSYARATALGLSAPDELDNNNGYGYFAALDGLIVTEPTRTNVNDFRAILILESPEHDA; from the coding sequence ATGTCGGTCGATCCGCAACAAATCCTGCGCGAGCTGTTTGCCACAGCCATCGACGCGGCCCATCCGCAGCATGTCCTCGAAGCCCATTTACCCAAAGATCGCAGTGGTCGAGTGATCGTCATTGGTGCCGGCAAAGCCGCCGCGGCCATGGCCCAGGTGGTCGAGCGCTGCTGGCAGGGTGAAGTCTCTGGCCTGGTGGTCACCCGCTACGGTCACGGCGCTCCTTGCGAAAAAATCGAAGTGGTCGAAGCCGCCCACCCGGTGCCTGATGCGGCAGGTCTGGCCGTGGCCAAACGGGTGTTGGAACTGGTCAGCCACCTGAGCGAAAACGATCGCGTGATCTTCCTGCTGTCGGGCGGCGGTTCGGCTTTGCTCGCTCTGCCAGCCGCCGGCATTACCCTGGCCGACAAACAGGCGATCAACAAAGCCCTGCTCAAATCCGGCGCTACCATTGGCGAGATGAACTGCGTGCGCAAGCACCTCTCGGCGATCAAGGGCGGCCGTCTGGGCAAAGCCTGCTGGCCAGCCACTGTTTACACCTACGCGATTTCCGATGTCCCGGGCGACCTCGCGACCGTGATCGCTTCCGGCCCGACCGTGGCCGATCCGAGCACCTCGGCACAAGCCCTGGACATTCTCAAACGTTACGCCATCGAGGTTCCGGCGTCGGTGCGCAGCTGGTTGCAAAGTCCTGAATCGGAGACGGTAAAACCCGGTGATCCGAGCCTCGCCCGCAGCCATTTCCAACTGATCGCCCGCCCGCAGCAATCCCTGGAAGCGGCCGCAGTAAAAGCCCGTCAGGCCGGCTTCAGCCCGTTGATTCTCGGCGATCTGGAAGGCGAATCCCGCGAAGTGGCGAAAGTCCACGCCGGCATCGCGCGCCAAGTGGTGCTGCACGGTCAGCCGCTGGCGGCGCCCTGCGTGATTCTTTCTGGCGGTGAAACCACCGTCACCGTGCGCGGCAATGGCCGTGGCGGACGCAACGCCGAATTCCTGCTGAGCCTGACCGACAGCCTCAAAGGCCTGCCCGGCGTCTACGCACTGGCCGGTGATACCGACGGCATCGACGGCTCCGAAGACAACGCCGGCGCAATCATGACCCCGGACAGCTATGCCCGCGCCACCGCCCTGGGTTTGAGCGCCCCCGATGAGTTGGACAACAACAATGGCTATGGCTATTTCGCGGCGCTCGACGGGTTGATCGTCACCGAGCCAACGCGCACCAACGTCAACGACTTCCGCGCCATCCTGATCCTCGAGAGCCCTGAACATGACGCCTGA
- the pyk gene encoding pyruvate kinase, giving the protein MTPDKKVKILATLGPATDGIDDIRELVEAGVNIFRLNFSHGDHADHAQRYQWIREVERQLNYPLGILMDLQGPKLRVGKFAEGKVQLVRGQALRLDLDATPGDERRVNLPHPEIIAALEPGMDLLLDDGKLRLRVVTQYADAIDTTVLNGGELSDRKGVNVPQAVLDLSPLTAKDRRDLSFGLELGVDWVALSFVQRPEDIREARALIGNKAFLMAKIEKPSAVEQLREIAELSDAIMVARGDLGVEVPAESVPQIQKDIISTCRQLGKPVVVATQMLESMRFSPAPTRAEVTDVANAVAEGADAVMLSAETASGDYPLEAVQMMSKIIRQVESGPDYQAQLDVSRPKACATTSDAISCAIRRISNILPVAVLVNYSESGSSSLRAARERPAVPILNLTPNLQTARRLSVAWGVHSVVNDRLRQVDEVCSTALEIAQAQGMAKRGDTLLITAGVPFGQPGSTNSLRIETLI; this is encoded by the coding sequence ATGACGCCTGATAAAAAGGTCAAAATCCTCGCCACCCTCGGCCCCGCCACCGACGGCATTGATGACATCCGCGAGTTGGTCGAAGCCGGGGTGAACATCTTTCGCCTGAACTTCAGCCATGGCGATCACGCCGACCACGCCCAGCGCTACCAGTGGATCCGCGAAGTCGAGCGGCAACTCAATTACCCGCTCGGCATTCTGATGGACCTGCAAGGTCCGAAACTGCGGGTCGGCAAGTTTGCCGAAGGCAAGGTGCAACTGGTGCGCGGTCAAGCCCTGCGCCTGGACCTCGATGCCACGCCGGGTGATGAGCGTCGGGTCAACCTGCCGCACCCGGAAATCATCGCCGCGCTGGAACCCGGCATGGACCTGCTGCTGGACGACGGCAAACTGCGTTTGCGGGTGGTGACCCAGTACGCCGATGCCATCGACACCACGGTGCTCAATGGCGGCGAGCTGTCGGACCGTAAAGGCGTCAACGTGCCGCAAGCGGTGCTCGACCTCAGCCCGCTGACCGCCAAGGATCGTCGTGATCTGAGTTTCGGTCTGGAGTTGGGTGTCGATTGGGTCGCGCTGTCGTTTGTGCAGCGTCCTGAAGACATTCGTGAAGCGCGCGCACTGATCGGCAACAAAGCCTTTTTGATGGCGAAAATCGAAAAGCCGTCGGCCGTTGAACAACTGCGCGAAATCGCCGAACTGAGCGACGCGATCATGGTTGCCCGTGGCGATCTGGGTGTGGAAGTACCGGCCGAGAGCGTGCCGCAGATCCAGAAAGACATTATCAGCACCTGCCGCCAGCTCGGCAAACCGGTGGTGGTAGCGACCCAGATGCTCGAGTCGATGCGCTTCTCTCCGGCGCCGACGCGTGCCGAGGTGACCGACGTCGCCAATGCTGTAGCAGAAGGTGCTGACGCGGTGATGCTGTCGGCGGAAACCGCCTCTGGCGATTACCCGCTTGAAGCGGTGCAGATGATGAGCAAGATCATCCGCCAGGTCGAGAGCGGTCCGGATTACCAGGCACAACTGGACGTCAGCCGACCCAAAGCTTGCGCCACGACCTCGGACGCTATCAGCTGTGCGATCCGCCGGATCAGCAACATCCTGCCGGTGGCGGTGTTGGTGAACTACAGCGAGTCCGGCAGCTCGAGTTTGCGTGCTGCGCGGGAGCGGCCAGCAGTGCCGATCCTCAATCTGACGCCGAACCTGCAAACAGCGCGGCGCTTGAGCGTCGCGTGGGGCGTGCATTCGGTGGTCAACGACCGTCTGCGACAGGTCGACGAGGTGTGCTCCACCGCACTGGAAATCGCCCAGGCGCAAGGCATGGCCAAGCGCGGCGACACGTTGTTGATCACCGCGGGCGTGCCTTTCGGTCAGCCGGGATCGACTAACTCGTTACGTATAGAGACGTTGATCTAA
- a CDS encoding urea transporter, which produces MPSHHFNTHCPDWATALLNGFSQIFLQRNPLCGLLCLLAILFTAPTLLGGALLGGVAGLLTAQRRGYAKADRQAGLFSYNGVLLGLLLSLQFRWSAILPPLILACGGLSAIVTQQWLKRARDQHFLPAYTAPFVGLGWILLSFADPAQPTPVSLPALDFLSLLGAEFKGLGQVIFLDHPLAGVLIAAGLLLANRRAALWALAGSGAGLLCALWLNETSGALLGLHGYNPALAALAFSQQRRQPWLPLLGIALAILLTPAFAAVGLATLTAPFILACWLLRSGIRLLRQAATDSTPCQTSENQPRLR; this is translated from the coding sequence ATGCCCTCACATCACTTCAACACCCACTGCCCCGACTGGGCCACCGCCCTGCTCAACGGCTTCAGCCAGATTTTCCTCCAGCGCAATCCTTTGTGCGGTCTGCTGTGCCTGCTGGCCATCCTGTTTACCGCTCCGACGTTGCTCGGCGGCGCCCTGTTGGGCGGCGTGGCCGGTTTGCTCACCGCACAACGTCGCGGCTACGCCAAGGCTGATCGCCAGGCCGGGCTCTTCAGCTACAACGGCGTATTGCTTGGCCTGTTACTGAGCCTGCAATTTCGTTGGTCAGCCATACTGCCGCCACTGATCCTCGCCTGCGGCGGACTGAGTGCAATCGTCACCCAGCAATGGCTCAAGCGCGCTCGCGACCAGCATTTTCTGCCCGCCTACACCGCACCTTTCGTGGGATTGGGCTGGATACTGCTGAGCTTTGCCGACCCTGCACAGCCGACACCTGTATCACTGCCAGCACTTGATTTCCTGAGCTTGCTCGGCGCCGAGTTCAAAGGCCTGGGCCAAGTCATCTTCCTCGACCATCCCTTGGCCGGCGTGTTGATCGCCGCCGGGCTATTGCTTGCCAACCGCCGCGCTGCTCTCTGGGCGCTGGCCGGTTCCGGCGCGGGTCTGCTCTGCGCCTTGTGGCTGAACGAGACTTCCGGTGCATTGCTCGGCCTGCATGGCTACAACCCGGCACTCGCCGCCCTCGCCTTCAGCCAGCAACGCCGCCAACCCTGGTTGCCATTGCTGGGTATCGCGCTGGCGATCCTCCTCACACCGGCTTTCGCTGCCGTGGGGTTGGCGACCTTGACCGCGCCGTTCATCCTCGCCTGCTGGTTGCTGCGTTCGGGGATTCGCCTGCTGCGCCAAGCGGCCACAGACAGTACGCCTTGCCAAACCTCGGAGAATCAACCTAGGCTGCGCTGA
- a CDS encoding ion transporter, giving the protein MNSNDTWRNRLYVIIFHTDTVAGRRFDSTLLLIILASLVVVILDSIDEVHQNFADLLAYLEWGFTIIFLAEYILRLYCSPKPLRYAFSFYGLVDLLAIVPGILALYYSDAQYLLIIRIIRMLRIFRVLKLLPYLKQAHYLLDALRGSKQKIIVFLLSVCTLVTVFGTLMYVVEGPEHGFTSIPKGIYWAIVTLTTVGYGDIVPKTALGQVISSMVMITGYSIIAVPTGIFTAELATAMRGEQLEHDCPVCSKNHHEPSAAFCSRCGNALFKKME; this is encoded by the coding sequence ATGAACAGCAACGACACGTGGCGCAACCGCCTGTACGTGATCATTTTCCATACCGACACGGTGGCCGGGCGGCGCTTCGACAGCACGCTGTTGCTGATCATCCTCGCCAGCCTGGTGGTGGTGATCCTCGACAGCATCGATGAGGTTCATCAGAACTTCGCCGACCTTCTGGCGTACCTCGAATGGGGCTTCACGATCATCTTCCTGGCGGAGTACATTCTGCGCCTGTACTGCTCGCCCAAACCGCTGCGTTACGCCTTCAGTTTTTATGGGCTGGTGGACTTGCTGGCGATTGTTCCGGGGATCCTTGCGCTGTATTACAGCGACGCGCAGTACCTGCTGATCATCCGAATCATCCGTATGCTGCGGATCTTTCGCGTGCTCAAACTGCTCCCCTACCTGAAGCAGGCCCATTACCTGCTCGATGCCCTGCGCGGCAGCAAACAGAAAATCATCGTATTCCTGCTCAGTGTCTGCACCCTGGTTACCGTGTTCGGCACGCTGATGTACGTGGTCGAAGGCCCGGAGCATGGCTTTACCAGCATTCCCAAAGGGATCTATTGGGCGATCGTCACCCTGACCACCGTCGGCTACGGCGACATCGTACCCAAGACCGCCTTGGGGCAGGTTATTTCGTCGATGGTGATGATCACCGGTTACTCGATCATCGCCGTCCCTACCGGGATATTCACTGCCGAACTGGCCACAGCCATGCGCGGCGAACAGCTGGAACATGACTGCCCGGTGTGCAGCAAGAACCACCATGAACCCAGCGCGGCATTCTGCTCACGTTGTGGCAATGCACTGTTCAAGAAAATGGAATAA
- a CDS encoding sulfate ABC transporter substrate-binding protein, with amino-acid sequence MKKIFGASLLAAGLALASVAQAAPTLLNVSYDVMRDFYKDYNTAFQKHWQAEHNENITLQMSFGGSSKQARSVIDGLPADVITMNMATDINALADNGKLVPEDWVTRLPDHSAPFTSATVFIVRKGNPKALKDWPDLLKDGVQVIVPNPKTSGNGRYTYLSAWGYVLKNGGDENKAKEFVGKLFKQAPVLDTGGRAATTTFMTNQIGDVLVTFENEAEMIAREFGRDQFEVIYPSVSAEAEPPVSVVDKVVDKKGTRAVAEEYLKYLWSPEGQEIAAANYLRPRDPAVLAKHTDRFPKVDFLSVEKTFGDWRTVQKTHFNDGGIFDQIYSGQ; translated from the coding sequence GTGAAAAAGATCTTTGGCGCCTCACTTCTGGCCGCAGGCCTGGCCCTCGCGAGCGTGGCCCAGGCCGCACCCACCCTGCTCAACGTTTCCTACGACGTGATGCGCGACTTCTACAAGGACTACAACACTGCCTTCCAGAAACACTGGCAAGCCGAGCACAACGAAAACATCACCTTGCAGATGTCCTTCGGCGGCTCCAGCAAACAGGCCCGTTCAGTGATCGACGGTCTGCCGGCTGACGTCATCACCATGAACATGGCCACCGACATCAACGCCTTGGCCGATAACGGCAAACTGGTGCCAGAAGACTGGGTGACTCGCCTGCCGGACCACAGCGCGCCGTTCACGTCCGCCACCGTGTTTATCGTTCGCAAGGGCAATCCGAAAGCCCTGAAAGACTGGCCGGACCTGCTCAAGGACGGCGTGCAAGTGATCGTGCCAAACCCGAAAACCTCGGGCAACGGCCGCTACACCTATTTGTCGGCCTGGGGTTATGTGCTGAAAAACGGCGGTGACGAGAACAAGGCCAAGGAATTCGTCGGCAAGCTGTTCAAACAAGCCCCGGTACTTGACACCGGCGGCCGCGCAGCCACCACCACCTTCATGACCAACCAGATCGGTGACGTGCTGGTGACCTTCGAAAACGAAGCGGAAATGATCGCCCGCGAGTTCGGCCGCGACCAGTTCGAAGTGATCTACCCAAGCGTCTCCGCCGAAGCCGAGCCGCCAGTCAGCGTGGTCGACAAAGTCGTCGACAAGAAAGGCACCCGCGCTGTCGCCGAGGAATACCTGAAGTACTTGTGGTCCCCGGAAGGCCAGGAAATCGCCGCCGCCAACTACCTGCGTCCGCGTGACCCGGCAGTGCTTGCCAAGCACACCGACCGCTTCCCGAAAGTCGACTTCCTGTCGGTAGAGAAAACCTTCGGTGACTGGCGCACCGTGCAGAAAACCCACTTCAACGACGGCGGGATTTTCGATCAGATTTACAGCGGGCAGTAA
- a CDS encoding DUF5666 domain-containing protein: MKTMFGSLIRNIGVISLGGLLIATSVLAEDAPGMRIGVRGEITSVSEEVLKVHTNRGENVLIQLTKDTKVRAVTLANIEDIKPGSYIGSAAIPQADGTLKALEVHVFPPEMAGTGDGHRPFDLVKGSSMTNGSVGDLVVSNGRTLTVNYKGGQQTILVPEDVPIVNLTLADRSLLKVGVKVVLFATQSADGPLTAQSISAGKDGVVPPM, encoded by the coding sequence ATGAAAACGATGTTTGGTAGCCTGATACGCAACATTGGTGTGATTTCCCTGGGCGGCTTGCTGATTGCCACTTCGGTGCTGGCCGAGGACGCACCGGGCATGCGTATTGGCGTGCGCGGTGAAATCACGAGTGTGTCCGAAGAGGTCCTGAAAGTGCACACCAACAGGGGCGAGAACGTGCTCATCCAGTTGACCAAGGATACAAAGGTCCGCGCGGTGACCTTGGCCAATATCGAAGACATCAAGCCTGGCAGCTACATTGGCTCGGCGGCGATACCGCAAGCCGATGGCACGCTCAAGGCGCTGGAAGTGCATGTGTTCCCACCCGAAATGGCCGGCACCGGCGACGGCCACCGCCCGTTCGATCTGGTCAAGGGCAGCAGCATGACCAACGGCAGCGTCGGCGACCTGGTGGTCAGCAATGGCCGCACGCTGACGGTCAACTACAAGGGCGGCCAGCAGACCATCCTGGTGCCGGAAGACGTGCCGATCGTCAACCTGACGCTAGCTGACCGCAGCCTGCTCAAAGTCGGGGTCAAGGTCGTGTTGTTCGCCACCCAAAGCGCCGACGGCCCCCTGACGGCGCAATCGATCTCGGCCGGCAAGGATGGTGTGGTGCCGCCGATGTGA
- a CDS encoding helix-turn-helix domain-containing protein → MSTVTRPPINLPMEREVQAAIEGQRALAGYLATRFDTQRIQIFDEQNEAHSVELPTSALRLLVDILAELAAGNAVKVVPVHAELTTQEAADLLNVSRPHLIKLLESGELSYHKTGKHRRVRFAELMDYKCKRDAASEQAMALLAEQAQALRFGYE, encoded by the coding sequence ATGTCGACCGTCACTCGTCCCCCGATCAATCTACCCATGGAGCGTGAGGTACAGGCCGCCATCGAAGGTCAGCGCGCCTTGGCAGGCTATCTCGCTACTCGGTTCGACACTCAGCGGATTCAGATTTTCGATGAGCAGAATGAAGCTCACAGTGTCGAACTCCCGACTTCGGCCCTGCGGTTGCTTGTCGATATCCTGGCAGAGCTGGCAGCGGGCAATGCGGTCAAAGTAGTGCCGGTCCACGCAGAACTCACCACGCAAGAAGCCGCCGACCTGCTCAACGTCTCACGCCCACACCTGATCAAACTGCTGGAATCCGGGGAACTGTCCTACCACAAAACCGGCAAGCACCGGCGTGTGCGTTTTGCCGAATTGATGGACTATAAATGCAAGCGCGATGCAGCCAGTGAGCAAGCAATGGCATTACTCGCAGAACAGGCACAGGCGTTGAGGTTCGGATACGAGTGA
- a CDS encoding PIN domain-containing protein gives MRHSSFTVVYDACVLYPAPLRDFLMWLALSGRFRARWTLEIHNEWKRNLLKNRPDLTPEQLDRTSDLMNRAIPDACVTGYENLIEGLSLPDVNDRHVLAAAIRCNASVIVTFNQKDFPTRKLDPFGIEAQHPDEFIDNLFDLDPAAVIASAQRQRQQLKMPPMNIDTYLDLLLRQGLVQSVKALTEYRAIL, from the coding sequence GTGAGGCATTCCTCTTTTACCGTTGTATACGATGCTTGTGTTCTTTACCCCGCCCCCCTACGCGACTTTCTGATGTGGCTCGCACTTTCCGGACGGTTTCGAGCGAGATGGACGCTGGAGATACACAACGAGTGGAAAAGGAATCTTCTGAAAAACCGTCCTGATCTGACGCCAGAACAATTGGATCGCACATCCGACCTGATGAATCGGGCCATACCCGACGCCTGCGTGACCGGCTACGAAAACCTGATCGAAGGACTTTCGCTGCCGGATGTCAATGATCGTCATGTCCTGGCTGCCGCCATACGCTGTAATGCCAGCGTCATCGTGACCTTCAATCAAAAAGACTTCCCCACCAGAAAGCTCGACCCCTTTGGCATCGAAGCCCAGCACCCCGACGAATTTATCGATAACCTTTTCGACCTGGATCCTGCGGCGGTTATTGCGTCAGCCCAACGGCAGCGCCAGCAACTGAAAATGCCACCAATGAATATCGATACCTACCTGGATTTGCTGCTGCGCCAAGGCCTGGTGCAGTCGGTAAAGGCGTTGACCGAATACCGAGCCATTCTTTAA
- the ccmI gene encoding c-type cytochrome biogenesis protein CcmI, whose product MIDFWLAAGLLLLVALSFLLIPVLRGRRAQREEDRTALNVALYQERVAELQTQQAEGVLDSTQMSAGRDEAARELLADTEGADTGRVSRLGKPLPLLAAILVPVLGLGLYLHFGASDKVELTREFAQAPQSMEEMTRRLERAVAAQPDSAEGLYFLGRTYMAQDRPGDAAKIFERTVALAGRQPELLGQWAQAQYFADNKKWSDKIQALTDEALKADPKEVTSLGLLGIAAFEGERYQDAIDYWNRLLAQLPPEDNSRSALQGGIARATEKLQESGGAVVKAPVVAAKPSALLKVTVDLAADLKAKVQPGDSVFIFARATSGPPAPLAAKRLTVADLPATVELGDADAMMPQLKLSNFPEVQLVARVSRAGQPTAGEWVGRSEPLASSTTAPQQLTIDSPDK is encoded by the coding sequence ATGATTGATTTCTGGCTCGCTGCAGGTCTGCTTCTACTGGTTGCCCTGAGTTTTCTGTTGATCCCGGTTCTGCGTGGGCGTCGCGCCCAGCGTGAAGAGGACCGTACCGCGCTGAACGTGGCGCTTTATCAGGAGCGCGTGGCTGAGTTGCAGACTCAGCAGGCCGAAGGCGTACTCGATTCGACGCAAATGAGCGCCGGGCGTGACGAAGCGGCTCGCGAACTGCTGGCCGACACCGAAGGTGCCGACACGGGCCGGGTTTCCCGTCTGGGCAAGCCGCTGCCGCTGCTGGCCGCGATCCTGGTGCCGGTGTTGGGCCTGGGTCTGTACTTGCATTTCGGCGCCAGCGACAAGGTCGAACTGACCCGTGAATTCGCCCAGGCACCACAGTCGATGGAAGAGATGACCCGTCGTCTGGAGCGCGCTGTTGCGGCTCAACCGGACTCCGCTGAAGGCCTGTATTTCCTGGGGCGTACCTACATGGCTCAGGACCGTCCTGGCGACGCGGCGAAGATCTTCGAACGCACCGTGGCATTGGCTGGCCGTCAGCCCGAATTGCTCGGCCAGTGGGCCCAGGCGCAGTATTTTGCCGACAACAAAAAGTGGTCGGACAAGATCCAGGCGCTGACCGACGAGGCACTCAAAGCCGATCCTAAAGAAGTCACCAGCCTTGGGTTGTTGGGCATTGCGGCCTTCGAAGGCGAACGTTATCAGGACGCCATCGATTACTGGAATCGTCTGTTGGCGCAATTGCCACCTGAAGATAACTCCCGCAGCGCGCTGCAAGGCGGTATTGCGCGGGCGACCGAAAAGCTGCAAGAGAGCGGCGGTGCTGTCGTCAAGGCGCCTGTCGTAGCGGCCAAGCCTTCGGCATTGCTGAAAGTGACGGTTGATCTGGCAGCAGATTTGAAAGCCAAGGTTCAACCGGGTGACAGCGTGTTCATCTTCGCTCGCGCCACTTCAGGCCCTCCGGCGCCATTGGCGGCCAAGCGCCTGACCGTTGCCGACCTGCCAGCGACCGTCGAACTGGGCGATGCAGACGCAATGATGCCGCAGTTGAAACTGTCTAACTTTCCTGAAGTCCAACTGGTCGCGCGCGTTTCCCGTGCCGGCCAACCGACTGCCGGCGAATGGGTCGGTCGCAGCGAGCCTTTGGCCAGCAGCACCACCGCGCCGCAACAATTGACCATCGACAGTCCCGACAAATAA
- a CDS encoding cytochrome c-type biogenesis protein, with translation MKRWIAAAVLGLSIAGVAHAAIDTYEFANDAERERFHELTKELRCPKCQNQDIADSNAPIATDLRKEIFRMLGEGKDNQQIIDFMVDRYGDFVRYKPALTGKTALLWFGPAGLLLGGVLVIAVIVRRRRAERTAGPDTLSAEERKRLDQLLDKTKND, from the coding sequence ATGAAGCGCTGGATTGCTGCCGCCGTACTCGGCCTGAGTATTGCCGGTGTCGCTCACGCGGCCATTGATACTTATGAGTTCGCCAATGACGCCGAGCGCGAGCGTTTTCACGAACTGACCAAAGAATTGCGTTGCCCCAAGTGCCAGAATCAGGACATTGCCGATTCCAACGCACCGATCGCCACTGACCTGCGCAAAGAGATTTTCCGCATGCTCGGCGAGGGCAAGGACAACCAGCAGATCATCGACTTCATGGTCGACCGCTATGGCGACTTCGTGCGCTACAAGCCTGCCCTGACCGGCAAGACTGCATTGCTGTGGTTTGGCCCGGCCGGGTTGTTGCTCGGTGGGGTGCTGGTGATCGCCGTGATCGTCCGCCGTCGTCGTGCCGAGCGCACGGCAGGCCCGGACACGCTTTCTGCCGAGGAACGCAAGCGCCTCGACCAACTGTTGGATAAAACCAAGAATGATTGA